The following proteins come from a genomic window of Bactrocera dorsalis isolate Fly_Bdor chromosome 6, ASM2337382v1, whole genome shotgun sequence:
- the LOC125779375 gene encoding uncharacterized protein LOC125779375 encodes MPKIRKCRVRGCGSTSEGVFRLFCFPNEWVLAEKWKENLKISPTDHFAATNSFVCEKHFQKEAIGARRLKKDAVPTLELDEAPTQLFEPAPPLKRCCISNCAGGEKLFKFPKTEVARNNWVKACNLDLPVKSNLYICEKHFHEKDVSSHRILNEALPARNLGHEENSQQSSDWVLPPVLTTYNVKKTDVSQPDDMSVGNPNDISFEEFEKYSRLHEIEMKCDEEENISVCDHEHYARVARRFQNNALKQAKKIKELKRRIFLLTRKCQALKKNIIVTGGANDHAITFAKMIVKNKNSYSEKEKAMALNINYMSTRAYNFMRDDLGFALPHKKTLLRWRPIRYVCPGIDENFL; translated from the exons atgccaaaaatacgTAAATGTCGTGTGCGCGGGTGTGGGAGTACCAGCGAAGGGGTATTCCGGCTTTTCTGCTTCCCAAATGAATGGGTGCTGGCTGAAAAGTGGAAGGAGAATCTAAAAATTTCTCCCACTGACCACTTTGCAGCCACCAACTCATTCGTTTGTGAGAAGCATTTCCAGAAAGAGGCAATTGGCGCAAGAAGGCTGAAAAAGGATGCAGTACCAACATTGGAATTAG ATGAGGCTCCTACCCAATTATTCGAACCGGCACCTCCGCTAAAACGTTGCTGCATTAGCAACTGTGCCGGTGGagagaaattattcaaatttcctAAAACGGAAGTTGCTAGGAATAATTGGGTAAAGGCCTGCAATCTTGATTTGCCAGTAAAatcaaatttgtatatatgtgaaaAACATTTTCACGAAAAAGATGTATCCTCGCACCGGATACTTAATGAAGCTCTTCCTGCGCGAAATTTAGGACACGAAGAAAATAGCCAGCAGTCATCGGACTGGGTTTTGCCGCCGGTTTTAACTACATATAATGTGAAAAAAACCGATGTTTCACAACCAGATGATATGTCAGTTGGAAATCCAAATGACATATCATTTGAAGAATTTGAGAAATATTCACGCCTTCATGAGATAGAAATGAAGTGCGacgaagaagaaaatatttctgtttgcGACCACGAGCATTACGCTCGAGTAGCTAGGCGCTTTCAAAACAATGCTTTGAAACaagccaaaaaaatcaaagagcTGAAGAGAAGAATTTTCTTATTGACAAGAAAATgccaagctcttaaaaaaaatataattgtaacaGGAGGGGCAAATGATCATGCAATTACCTTCGCTAAAATGATTGTGAAGAACAAAAACTCATACAGCGAAAAGGAGAAGGCAATGGCATTGAACATAAATTATATGTCGACTAGGGCCTATAATTTTATGCGCGATGACTTGGGGTTCGCACTGCCccacaaaaaaacacttttgcGTTGGCGTCCAATCCGGTATGTCTGCCCCGGTATCGacgaaaattttctttaa